GAATACGAGATAATTCTCGACGACTACGACGCCGACCTTGTCGGCGTCTTTGACACGCACGCCCACGCCGATCACGTCTCTGGCGCTGCGGAGCTTGCTGATCGACACGGTGTTCCCTACTACCTCCATCCGAAAGACGCACTCGCTATCGACGCGACCTCCCTCGAAGATGGCCAGACCGTGACCATCGGCCAGCTCGACATTGAAGTTATCCATACACCGGGACACAGCGAAGGAAGCGTCTCGTTCGACATCGACGGGGCAGCACTTATTACGGGCGACACGCTCTTCCACGAGAGCGTGGGCCGCGTCGAACTCGGTGTCGAAGCTGGCATCGAAGACTCCGACGTTGAGCAGAACGCCGCGACGCTCTACGAGAGCCTGCAGCGACTGCTCAACCGACCGGACGATGCACTTGTCCTACCGGCGCATGATCCTGGTTCGCCGGAACCGCCTGTGACTGCAACTCTGAGCGAAGTCCGAGAGCAGAACGAAGATCTCAGCCGTAACCGCGAGGAATTCATCCAGGAACTCGCGTCGGATATCCCGGATCATCCGCCGAACTTCGAGCGCGTCAAGCGAACGAACGTGGGACAAGAATCTGTCCCCGCTGACGAGCTAGCCGAGCTGGAACTGGGCCCGAACAACTGCGCAGCGGAGTGATCTATGAGCACGGAAACTGAACTCAAACAGGGCATCCGCGAGCATCTCGGACAGTTCTCGCTCCACGTCCTCCTGGTATTCGCCACCGGGCTGACCATCGGATCCGAACGCGCCGTTGTGCCTGTCCTCGGCCGTGACGTACTCGGCGTCGAGTCGCTGTTCGTCATCGGCTCGTTCGTTGTCTCGTTCGGCTTTGTCAAAGGACTCCTGAACCTCTACGCTGGCAAGTGGGGCGGTGAATACGGTCGCAAGCCCGTGCTCGTCCTCGGGTGGGTGACTGCACTGCCGATCCCGGTCATCCTCATCTTTGCGCCGAGCTGGGGCTGGATCACCGTCGGGAACATCCTGCTGGGTATCAACCAGGCGTTGACCTGGAGTATGGCGATCAACGCCAAGATTGACCTTGCAGGCCCCGAGCAACGAGGGTTAGCCGTGGGTATCGACGAGGCATTCGGATACAGTGGCGTCGCCGTCGGTGCCTGGGTCACGGGTATCATCGCTGCCCGAACGAGTCTCCGGCCTGAGCCGTTCTACTTCCTCGCTGTCGTCGTCGTGCTGGCGTTCCTGATCTCGATCTTCCTCATCAAGGAGACCGTCCAGTTCGCGGAGGTAGAAGTTGATGATGACGATCACCACGATGCGAACCTCCCATTCGGCGAGGTGCTAAAGCGGGCGACCTACGGCGACAAGACGCTGTTTGCCGCGGCACAAGCGGGCCACATCGAGAAGTTCGTCGATACACTGTTCTGGCTCGCTGTTCCACTGTATCTCACGAGTCAAGGCCTCGGAATCGCAGCGGCCGGGTTCGTTGTCGGCATCCATAGCGCGATGTACTTCTTCCAGATTGCAACCGGTGGACTCGCAGATCGGATCGGTCGCCGTCCGCCGGTCGTCGTCGGAATGTTCCTTACCGGTGCGGGCGTCCTCGGGATGGTACTTGTCGATGGGTATCTCCCGTGGGCCGTTCTCTCGGGTGTGTCCGGCCTCGGAATGGCGTTGCTCTACCCGAATCTGATGACGGTTCCGGGCGACGCAGCACACCCGACGTGGCGTGCGACTGGGATGGGTGTCTATCGGATGTGGCGTGACTCGGGCTACGGCGTCGGCGCAATCCTAATCGGGCTCTCAATGGAGTTCGTGAATGCCGAAGCTGCCTTCTATCTGACCGCTGCCCTGATGTTCGTCTCTGGGACGATCGTGTACATCTGGATGGAAGAGACCCACCCCGACTT
The sequence above is a segment of the Natrinema sp. HArc-T2 genome. Coding sequences within it:
- a CDS encoding MBL fold metallo-hydrolase — protein: MAEISPDELGNRLQNDEDDLLVVDIRHEEEYDGWHIPGSVNVDVYDELTDDPEAAKESLVDLPTEKEIVTVCGAGVAAATAADVLQELDYDAKTLVDGMNGWSRVHRSTPVQADLDGTLIQVARPGKGCLSHVLVSDGEAAIFDPSHYFEEYEIILDDYDADLVGVFDTHAHADHVSGAAELADRHGVPYYLHPKDALAIDATSLEDGQTVTIGQLDIEVIHTPGHSEGSVSFDIDGAALITGDTLFHESVGRVELGVEAGIEDSDVEQNAATLYESLQRLLNRPDDALVLPAHDPGSPEPPVTATLSEVREQNEDLSRNREEFIQELASDIPDHPPNFERVKRTNVGQESVPADELAELELGPNNCAAE
- a CDS encoding MFS transporter, producing MSTETELKQGIREHLGQFSLHVLLVFATGLTIGSERAVVPVLGRDVLGVESLFVIGSFVVSFGFVKGLLNLYAGKWGGEYGRKPVLVLGWVTALPIPVILIFAPSWGWITVGNILLGINQALTWSMAINAKIDLAGPEQRGLAVGIDEAFGYSGVAVGAWVTGIIAARTSLRPEPFYFLAVVVVLAFLISIFLIKETVQFAEVEVDDDDHHDANLPFGEVLKRATYGDKTLFAAAQAGHIEKFVDTLFWLAVPLYLTSQGLGIAAAGFVVGIHSAMYFFQIATGGLADRIGRRPPVVVGMFLTGAGVLGMVLVDGYLPWAVLSGVSGLGMALLYPNLMTVPGDAAHPTWRATGMGVYRMWRDSGYGVGAILIGLSMEFVNAEAAFYLTAALMFVSGTIVYIWMEETHPDFGTHEPPAPAPEQPGQTLPQD